One segment of Amycolatopsis alba DSM 44262 DNA contains the following:
- the panB gene encoding 3-methyl-2-oxobutanoate hydroxymethyltransferase — protein sequence MSATEKDSGELTAPYGTGAAPQATSGKKIRVHHLRDMKERGETWPMLTAYDMYTAALFDEVGIPVLLVGDSASNNVFGYDTSLPVTVDELLPLTRAVTRSVKRALVVADLPFGSYQLSPQQALETSVRFMKEGRAHAVKLEGGRKFAPHVEALTSAGVPVMGHIGFTPQSEHNLGGYRVQGRGEAADALLADALALEEAGAFAVVMEMVPAEAAKRITHELKIPTVGIGAGPDCDAQVLVWQDMAGLRRGKTPRFVKKYADLAGVLAGAASAFAEDVRRGEFPASEHSFHD from the coding sequence ATGTCTGCCACCGAAAAGGATTCCGGCGAGCTCACAGCTCCGTACGGGACCGGCGCGGCGCCCCAGGCCACGTCTGGGAAGAAGATCCGCGTACATCATCTTCGTGACATGAAAGAGCGCGGCGAAACGTGGCCGATGCTCACCGCCTACGACATGTATACCGCCGCGCTGTTCGACGAGGTAGGCATCCCGGTGCTGCTCGTCGGGGATTCGGCGTCGAACAACGTCTTCGGCTACGACACGTCGCTTCCGGTGACCGTGGACGAGCTGCTCCCTCTGACCCGCGCGGTGACCCGCTCGGTGAAACGGGCGCTGGTGGTCGCCGACCTGCCGTTCGGCTCGTACCAGCTCTCGCCGCAGCAGGCGCTGGAGACATCGGTGCGGTTCATGAAGGAAGGCCGCGCGCACGCGGTGAAACTCGAAGGCGGGCGAAAATTCGCTCCCCACGTCGAGGCACTGACGTCGGCCGGTGTCCCGGTGATGGGACATATCGGATTCACGCCGCAAAGTGAACATAATCTGGGCGGCTATCGGGTCCAGGGACGCGGCGAAGCGGCCGACGCGCTGCTCGCCGACGCGCTCGCCCTGGAGGAAGCCGGCGCCTTCGCGGTCGTCATGGAGATGGTGCCCGCCGAAGCCGCGAAGCGGATCACGCACGAACTGAAGATCCCGACCGTCGGCATCGGCGCGGGGCCGGACTGTGACGCGCAGGTGCTCGTCTGGCAGGACATGGCCGGGCTCCGGCGCGGCAAGACTCCTCGCTTCGTGAAGAAGTACGCCGACCTCGCCGGCGTGCTGGCCGGGGCCGCGTCGGCGTTCGCCGAGGACGTCCGGCGCGGCGAATTCCCGGCCTCGGAGCACTCGTTCCACGACTGA
- the lysX gene encoding bifunctional lysylphosphatidylglycerol synthetase/lysine--tRNA ligase LysX, producing the protein MGNPASRVSPWKARAGGIVATLVQLAAVFSVILLLAGGVKGPVLKVGDVAFSALSIPTNASLVIVLLLVVLGAALRRRKRAALYTLLLFQVGGLAVTLAFQAALLWWPELLKLGPWQVRHIPHQVWVLAIADLISIGMFAFLWILRPAFPARLAPSAWRDGLTVLFGGLAAVILVGWGLSEAFPGRLVDTWARFAWVVNHTTGENIQLRRVGIGEGPAWLDLVLDLSATAVATAALYTLFRGVRSRRLRTDEEELRVRRLLAEHGEDDSLGYFATRREKSVVFSPNGRAAVAYRVLAGTSVASADPIGDPDAWPDAVRAWLNESRTYGWTPGVLGASERGAKVYADAGLRALEIGDEAVLDVRDFSLAGPERRSVRQAVKRIERAGYTTKVRRHSEIPADEMAQLLLHAQQWRGAETERGFSMALGRLGDPSDGRSVMVEAYDAKGELRGMLSFVPWGRRGLSLDLMRRDRDAENGLNEYMVAEVVAASSHLGAQRISLNFAMFRAVFSEGERIGAGPVLRAWRGVLSMASRFFQLESLYRSNAKYGPDWEPRFLCYSSARRLPRVGIVAGALEGFVPTGRSARALKLETVTDEFVAEVHRIDANAATPAPKQVRRPDQVRVRMAKLDSLRAAGIDPYPVGFAREDLLGDVVSKFGGMSPDSRTEHRIRVAGRVLAMRNLGGLCFARVKDFSGEIQLMLDASVLDLGGWRRGVDLGDHVGVSGRVMTSRRGELSVLVDEWTVTAKSLHPLPDKRKGLTDPETRVRQRYLDLAVNPDSTAMLRMRSTVVRAVRERLHQGDYLEVETPMLQTVHGGANARPFVTHINAYDMRMYLRIAPELYLKRLCVAGVERVFELNRNFRNEGVDATHNPEFTMLEAYQAYADYNTMRTLTRELIQHAAEAAYGAQVVRRPGPDGKVVEYDISGDWPVIPVHEAVSAALGEKIDAGTPVAELQRLCRAAGVPVNEEAGHGDLVLKAHEHLVEGATVLPTFYTDYPTDVSPLTRQHRVDPRLAERWDLIAFGSEVGTAYTELTDPLEQRRRLEAQSLRAASGDVEAMELDEDFLLALEHGMPPTGGLGIGIDRLLMMLTGASIRQTVLFPFVRPHG; encoded by the coding sequence ATGGGAAACCCAGCGAGCCGTGTCTCGCCGTGGAAGGCGAGGGCGGGCGGAATCGTCGCCACACTCGTGCAGCTCGCGGCCGTATTCTCGGTGATCCTTCTCCTCGCCGGCGGCGTGAAGGGACCAGTGCTCAAGGTCGGCGACGTCGCCTTCTCGGCACTGAGCATCCCGACGAACGCGAGCCTCGTGATCGTCCTGCTCCTCGTCGTCCTCGGCGCCGCGCTCCGCCGTCGCAAACGTGCCGCTCTCTACACGCTGCTGCTGTTCCAGGTCGGCGGGCTGGCGGTGACCCTGGCCTTCCAGGCCGCCCTGCTGTGGTGGCCTGAGCTGCTGAAACTCGGTCCGTGGCAGGTCCGGCACATCCCGCACCAGGTGTGGGTGCTGGCCATCGCCGACCTGATCTCGATCGGCATGTTCGCGTTCCTCTGGATCCTGCGTCCCGCGTTCCCCGCCCGGCTCGCGCCGAGCGCCTGGCGCGACGGCCTCACCGTGCTGTTCGGCGGCCTGGCCGCGGTCATTCTCGTCGGCTGGGGCCTGAGCGAGGCCTTCCCCGGACGTCTCGTGGACACCTGGGCGCGGTTCGCCTGGGTCGTCAACCACACGACCGGTGAGAACATCCAGCTGCGCCGGGTCGGCATCGGGGAAGGCCCGGCCTGGCTCGACCTCGTCCTCGACCTCAGTGCGACAGCCGTGGCGACGGCCGCGTTGTACACACTTTTCCGCGGTGTGCGCAGCCGTCGCTTGAGGACAGACGAGGAAGAACTGCGCGTACGTCGCCTTCTTGCCGAACACGGCGAAGACGACTCATTGGGCTATTTCGCCACCAGGCGCGAGAAGAGCGTCGTCTTCTCGCCCAACGGCCGGGCCGCCGTGGCCTACCGCGTGCTCGCGGGCACCAGCGTCGCGAGCGCGGATCCCATCGGCGATCCCGACGCCTGGCCGGACGCGGTCCGCGCCTGGCTGAACGAGTCACGCACCTATGGCTGGACCCCCGGCGTGCTCGGCGCGAGCGAACGTGGCGCGAAGGTCTACGCCGACGCGGGCCTGCGTGCGCTGGAAATCGGCGACGAAGCCGTCCTCGACGTCCGTGACTTCAGTCTCGCCGGGCCGGAACGCCGTTCGGTCCGCCAAGCGGTCAAACGGATCGAGCGGGCCGGATACACCACAAAAGTCCGGCGGCACAGTGAGATCCCGGCCGACGAGATGGCCCAGCTTCTGCTGCACGCGCAGCAGTGGCGCGGCGCGGAGACCGAACGCGGGTTCTCGATGGCACTCGGCAGACTCGGTGATCCGAGTGACGGCCGCAGTGTGATGGTGGAGGCGTACGACGCCAAGGGCGAGCTTCGCGGCATGCTGTCGTTCGTTCCGTGGGGCCGCCGAGGACTGTCCCTTGACCTGATGCGGCGCGACCGCGACGCCGAAAACGGGCTCAACGAGTACATGGTCGCCGAGGTCGTGGCGGCGAGTTCACACCTTGGCGCACAACGGATCTCGTTGAACTTCGCGATGTTCCGCGCGGTCTTCTCCGAGGGCGAGCGGATCGGCGCGGGACCGGTGCTGCGCGCGTGGCGCGGTGTGCTCAGCATGGCGTCACGGTTCTTCCAGCTGGAATCGCTTTACCGGTCCAACGCCAAGTACGGGCCCGACTGGGAACCGCGATTCCTGTGCTACTCGTCGGCTCGGCGGCTGCCGCGGGTCGGCATCGTCGCCGGTGCCCTCGAAGGATTCGTCCCTACAGGGCGATCGGCGCGCGCGCTGAAACTGGAGACGGTCACCGACGAATTCGTCGCCGAGGTCCACCGTATCGACGCGAACGCGGCCACCCCCGCGCCGAAACAGGTGCGGCGACCCGACCAGGTCCGCGTGCGGATGGCGAAGCTCGACAGCCTGCGCGCGGCCGGGATCGACCCCTATCCGGTCGGTTTCGCCAGGGAAGACCTGCTCGGCGACGTCGTCTCCAAATTCGGCGGAATGAGCCCGGACAGCCGCACCGAGCACCGGATCCGCGTTGCGGGCAGGGTCCTTGCGATGCGTAACCTCGGCGGGCTCTGTTTCGCGCGGGTGAAGGACTTCAGCGGTGAGATCCAGCTGATGCTCGACGCCTCCGTGCTCGACCTCGGCGGCTGGCGGCGGGGAGTCGACCTCGGCGACCACGTCGGCGTGAGCGGGCGGGTCATGACGTCGCGGCGCGGTGAACTGTCCGTGCTCGTCGACGAATGGACCGTCACGGCGAAGAGCCTGCATCCGCTGCCGGACAAGCGAAAGGGGCTTACGGACCCGGAGACGCGGGTGCGGCAGCGCTACCTCGACCTCGCGGTGAACCCGGATTCGACGGCGATGCTGCGGATGCGTTCGACCGTGGTGCGCGCGGTGCGGGAAAGGCTGCACCAAGGCGACTATCTCGAAGTCGAGACGCCGATGCTGCAAACCGTGCACGGCGGCGCCAACGCCCGCCCGTTCGTCACCCACATCAACGCCTACGACATGCGGATGTACCTGCGGATCGCGCCCGAGCTGTACCTGAAGCGCCTGTGCGTGGCCGGGGTGGAGCGCGTTTTCGAGCTGAACCGGAACTTCCGCAACGAAGGCGTCGACGCGACGCACAACCCCGAATTCACCATGCTGGAGGCGTACCAGGCGTACGCCGACTACAACACGATGCGGACCCTGACGCGTGAACTCATTCAGCACGCCGCGGAGGCCGCATACGGCGCGCAGGTGGTTCGCCGTCCGGGGCCGGACGGGAAGGTCGTCGAGTACGACATCTCCGGTGACTGGCCGGTGATCCCGGTCCACGAGGCTGTTTCGGCGGCGCTCGGGGAGAAGATCGACGCCGGTACCCCGGTCGCCGAACTCCAGCGGCTCTGCCGTGCGGCCGGAGTGCCGGTGAACGAGGAGGCGGGGCACGGCGATCTCGTGCTGAAGGCGCATGAGCACCTGGTCGAAGGCGCGACCGTGCTGCCGACGTTCTACACCGACTACCCGACCGACGTCTCGCCGCTGACACGGCAGCATCGCGTGGACCCGCGGCTGGCCGAGCGCTGGGACCTGATCGCGTTCGGTTCCGAGGTCGGCACGGCCTACACCGAACTGACCGACCCGCTCGAACAGCGTCGGCGGCTGGAGGCCCAGTCACTGCGCGCGGCGAGCGGTGACGTCGAGGCGATGGAACTGGACGAGGACTTCCTGCTCGCGCTCGAACACGGCATGCCGCCGACCGGCGGACTCGGCATCGGCATCGACCGGCTGCTGATGATGCTGACCGGGGCGTCGATCAGGCAGACCGTGCTGTTCCCGTTCGTGCGGCCGCACGGCTAG
- a CDS encoding DinB family protein, whose protein sequence is MAGNVPPIADEREGLLAYLEQQRHVLRIAAHGLTEEQARAVPTRSSLSVGGLIKHTAFTEDGWIDILLQKPSKPMEEAMKDYEAGYVMADDETLEDVFARYDEVARRTADVIAGIPDLGQPVPVPKGVPWYPQDVDAWSVRWVLFHLIEETARHAGHADIIREHIDGATAIPLMAAAEGWPETPWLKPWSPAETV, encoded by the coding sequence ATGGCTGGAAACGTCCCCCCGATCGCCGACGAGCGCGAAGGTCTCCTCGCCTACCTCGAGCAGCAGCGCCACGTCCTGCGCATCGCCGCGCACGGCTTGACCGAAGAACAGGCCAGAGCGGTCCCGACCAGAAGCTCGCTGAGCGTCGGCGGCCTGATCAAGCACACCGCGTTCACGGAAGACGGCTGGATCGACATCCTTCTTCAGAAGCCTTCGAAGCCCATGGAAGAGGCGATGAAGGACTACGAGGCCGGATACGTGATGGCTGACGACGAGACGCTCGAAGACGTCTTCGCGCGCTACGACGAGGTCGCCCGCCGAACCGCGGACGTCATCGCCGGCATCCCCGACCTGGGCCAGCCGGTCCCGGTGCCGAAGGGCGTGCCCTGGTACCCGCAGGACGTCGACGCCTGGTCGGTCCGCTGGGTGCTGTTCCACCTCATCGAGGAGACCGCGCGGCACGCCGGGCACGCCGACATCATCCGCGAGCACATCGACGGCGCGACGGCGATCCCGCTGATGGCCGCGGCGGAAGGCTGGCCGGAGACGCCCTGGCTCAAGCCGTGGTCGCCCGCCGAGACCGTCTAG
- a CDS encoding methylated-DNA--[protein]-cysteine S-methyltransferase, protein MTAQGYVVFGTAIGDCGIAWNERGVIAVQLPEGSEEKTRARLTARLPEATEATPPGEVQRAIDGIVSLMDGKRTDLTEVGLDYEGVPDFHHRVYEFIRTIPAGKTLTYGDIANILGITGGAQAVGQAMGRNPFPIIVPCHRVLAAGGKDGGFSARGGVATKRRMLVIEGALADEPTLF, encoded by the coding sequence ATGACGGCACAGGGCTACGTCGTGTTCGGCACCGCGATCGGCGATTGCGGCATCGCGTGGAACGAACGCGGGGTCATCGCGGTCCAGCTGCCGGAGGGCAGTGAAGAGAAGACGAGGGCGCGACTGACCGCGCGCCTTCCCGAAGCGACCGAAGCCACGCCGCCGGGCGAAGTCCAGCGCGCGATCGACGGGATCGTCTCGTTGATGGACGGCAAGCGCACGGACCTCACCGAGGTCGGCCTCGACTACGAAGGAGTACCGGACTTCCATCACCGGGTGTACGAGTTCATCCGCACGATTCCAGCGGGCAAGACGCTGACCTATGGCGACATCGCGAACATCCTCGGCATAACCGGTGGGGCGCAGGCCGTGGGGCAGGCGATGGGCCGGAATCCGTTCCCGATCATCGTGCCGTGCCACCGTGTGCTCGCCGCGGGCGGCAAGGACGGCGGGTTCTCCGCGCGTGGCGGAGTCGCCACCAAGCGCCGGATGCTGGTCATCGAAGGCGCTTTGGCGGACGAACCCACGTTGTTCTAG
- a CDS encoding VOC family protein — translation MSDLVLDHLVYAGPDLEEAVARVAELTGVTPVRGGRHVGFGTANYLADLGAGAYLEVVGPDPDQPEHVGPRPFGVDELTEPALVTWAARAQGIDDAIAEARERGYDPGEASEMSRTTDDGEVLAWRLTGAGGLDGLAPFLIDWGSTPHPTTRGLPSIPLLLVTGVHPEPAAVESAVRALGMDMLVRRDAKPGLVAVLTNSAGKQVTLS, via the coding sequence ATGAGCGACCTCGTGCTTGATCACCTCGTCTACGCCGGGCCGGACCTCGAAGAGGCAGTCGCGCGCGTCGCCGAGCTGACCGGCGTCACGCCTGTACGCGGCGGAAGGCACGTCGGCTTCGGTACGGCCAACTATTTGGCAGACCTGGGAGCCGGTGCCTACCTCGAGGTGGTCGGCCCCGATCCGGATCAACCCGAGCACGTCGGGCCTCGCCCGTTCGGTGTCGACGAGCTGACCGAGCCCGCGCTGGTCACCTGGGCCGCACGGGCGCAGGGCATCGACGACGCGATCGCCGAAGCCCGCGAGCGTGGTTACGACCCTGGCGAGGCGTCCGAGATGTCACGGACCACAGATGACGGCGAAGTGCTGGCCTGGCGCCTCACCGGAGCCGGTGGCCTCGACGGGCTCGCACCCTTCCTCATCGACTGGGGGAGCACCCCGCATCCGACGACACGGGGACTGCCGTCGATCCCGCTGCTCCTGGTCACCGGTGTCCACCCCGAGCCCGCCGCGGTCGAATCCGCGGTCCGGGCACTCGGGATGGACATGCTCGTCCGGCGTGATGCGAAGCCCGGCCTGGTGGCCGTGTTGACGAATTCAGCGGGGAAGCAGGTCACGCTGAGCTGA
- a CDS encoding NAD+ synthase, producing the protein MPQLRIALAQVNTTVGDLEGNAELTVEWTRKAAEAGAHIVVFPEMSLTGYPVEDLSLRPTFASASKQMVEALARRLEDAGCGEVLTYIGYLDLDETGPRDAAAALYRGEVVARQFKHHLPNYGVFDEHRWFKPGQDLEIVRFHGIDVGMVICEDVWQDGGPISALGKAGVDLVVAPNASPYERAKDDIRLPLIARRAAEAGAPLVYTNQIGGQDDLVFDGDSIVVGADGRLLARAPQFVEHLLIVDTDLVAGGHTAEGEFEGLRVKRRVLSEEPVPVYAPSTDSAISEQLSDEAEVWHALVVGLRDYVHKNGFSSVTFGFSGGIDSAVVAALAADALGGDNVYGVSMPSEYSSEHSKGDAEDLARRIGAHYRVEPIADMVKVYVEQLQLTGLAEENIQARVRGMLLMALSNQDGHLVLATGNKTELAVGYSTIYGDAVGAFAPIKDLFKTHVWHLAKWRNKEAEKNGETPPIPENSITKPPSAELRPGQLDSDSLPDYLMLDDILDDYIEGDRGYVDLVDAGFEPETIDRVVRMVDKAEYKRRQYPPGTKITFKAFGRDRRLPMTNGWREGTVVTSSAQRDLLPR; encoded by the coding sequence ATGCCGCAACTGCGCATCGCACTGGCCCAGGTCAACACCACCGTCGGGGATCTCGAGGGCAACGCCGAGCTCACCGTCGAGTGGACTCGCAAGGCCGCCGAAGCAGGCGCCCACATCGTGGTCTTCCCGGAGATGTCCCTCACCGGTTACCCCGTCGAGGACCTCTCCCTCCGCCCGACCTTCGCCTCCGCGTCGAAGCAGATGGTCGAAGCACTCGCCCGGCGGCTCGAAGACGCCGGATGCGGCGAGGTGCTCACCTACATCGGGTATCTCGACCTGGACGAGACCGGCCCGCGCGACGCGGCGGCCGCGCTGTACCGCGGCGAAGTGGTCGCCCGCCAGTTCAAGCACCACCTGCCCAACTACGGCGTCTTCGACGAGCACCGCTGGTTCAAGCCGGGCCAGGACCTCGAAATCGTCCGTTTCCACGGCATCGACGTCGGCATGGTGATCTGCGAGGACGTCTGGCAGGACGGCGGCCCGATCTCCGCACTGGGCAAGGCCGGGGTGGATCTCGTGGTCGCGCCCAACGCTTCGCCGTACGAGCGCGCGAAGGACGACATCCGCCTACCGCTCATCGCCCGCCGCGCGGCCGAGGCAGGGGCGCCGCTGGTGTACACGAACCAGATCGGCGGTCAGGACGACCTCGTCTTCGACGGCGACTCGATCGTGGTCGGCGCGGACGGCCGGTTGCTGGCACGCGCGCCGCAGTTCGTCGAGCACCTGCTCATCGTCGACACGGACCTCGTCGCGGGCGGACACACCGCCGAGGGCGAGTTCGAAGGCCTGCGGGTCAAGCGCCGCGTGCTCAGCGAGGAACCGGTTCCGGTCTACGCCCCGAGCACGGACTCGGCGATCAGCGAGCAGCTGTCGGACGAAGCCGAGGTGTGGCACGCGCTCGTCGTCGGCCTGCGCGATTACGTGCACAAGAACGGCTTCTCGTCGGTGACGTTCGGATTCTCCGGCGGCATCGACTCGGCGGTCGTGGCGGCGCTGGCCGCCGACGCGCTGGGGGGCGACAACGTCTACGGCGTCTCGATGCCTTCGGAGTACTCCTCGGAACACTCGAAGGGCGACGCCGAAGACCTTGCCCGCCGCATCGGCGCGCACTACCGCGTCGAGCCGATCGCGGACATGGTCAAGGTCTACGTCGAGCAACTTCAGCTGACCGGTCTTGCCGAGGAGAACATCCAGGCCCGTGTCCGTGGCATGCTGCTGATGGCGCTGTCCAATCAGGACGGTCATCTGGTGCTCGCCACCGGCAACAAGACCGAGCTCGCCGTCGGCTACTCGACGATCTACGGCGACGCAGTCGGGGCCTTCGCGCCGATCAAGGACCTCTTCAAGACGCACGTCTGGCACCTGGCCAAGTGGCGCAACAAGGAAGCCGAGAAGAACGGCGAAACCCCGCCGATCCCGGAGAACTCGATCACCAAGCCGCCATCGGCCGAACTGCGGCCGGGTCAGCTGGACAGCGACTCGCTGCCCGACTATCTGATGCTCGACGACATCCTCGACGACTACATCGAGGGCGACCGCGGCTACGTCGACCTGGTGGACGCCGGCTTCGAGCCCGAGACCATCGATCGCGTGGTGCGCATGGTCGACAAGGCCGAGTACAAGCGCCGCCAGTACCCGCCGGGCACCAAGATCACGTTCAAGGCGTTCGGGCGGGACCGGCGGCTGCCGATGACCAACGGCTGGCGCGAGGGCACGGTGGTGACTTCGTCAGCTCAGCGTGACCTGCTTCCCCGCTGA
- the secA2 gene encoding accessory Sec system translocase SecA2 yields MAALISRVGKKLRRIIQRPGSVELTRYEALLPAIEKLEPELEKLSDEELTERAGKLRDAASFGNEQLIEVCALGREAARRALGERAFDVQLLGTMGLLSGHIVQMETGEGKTLAGALAGAGYALRGKHVHVVTVNDYLARRDAEWMGPIYDLLGVSVGWIEPAHTRDERREAYAKEVTYGAVSEIGFDVLRDRLVTHEEDLVQREPEVAIVDEADSVLVDEARVPLVMAGSIDHTDADEEVANIVRRLRLGLHYETDADGRNAWLTKAGASVVEKALGDDINLYDDTGSDRLPAVNVALHAHALLTRDVDYLVRDGKVQLINAARGRVAELQRWPDGLQAAVEAKEQVKATDRGEILDSITVQALLARYPEVAGMTGTAVAVAEQLREFYKLEVAVIPPNTPNIREDQEDRIFGSPSQKLRAIEEEIRRVHESGRPILVGTQDVAESEELAEKLAKVDLECVVLNARNDAEEAEIIADAGKKGAVTVSTQMAGRGTDIRLGGKDGDGRDEVVELGGLHVIGTARYPSSRLDGQLRGRSGRQGDPGSAVFFASLNDELVLSNAPDVPEGISSDVGSGEVTDPAALRQINHAQRVAEGVDLEIHRNTWRYTRLIERQRGELLDHRDKVLRTGHAAEVLEKALPEKFKELSEAVDDEAKVEQLSREVLLFHIDQLWSDHLAFLTDVRESIHLRALARETPIDEFHRAAIPEFHKIIPEAAERAAKTLEEAEITENGIDLGDAGVRRANTTWTYLVHDNPFDSDFEQTIKKVRSMIKRK; encoded by the coding sequence GTGGCAGCACTGATCAGCCGGGTGGGCAAGAAGCTGCGCCGGATCATCCAGCGGCCGGGCAGCGTCGAGCTGACCCGCTACGAAGCGCTGCTGCCGGCCATCGAGAAGCTCGAGCCGGAGTTGGAGAAGCTCTCCGACGAGGAGCTGACAGAGCGGGCCGGCAAGCTTCGGGACGCGGCGTCCTTCGGTAACGAGCAGCTCATCGAGGTCTGCGCGCTCGGCCGCGAGGCCGCTCGGCGCGCCCTCGGCGAGCGCGCCTTCGACGTCCAGCTCCTGGGCACGATGGGCCTGCTCAGCGGGCACATCGTGCAGATGGAGACCGGTGAGGGCAAGACGCTGGCCGGTGCGCTGGCCGGTGCCGGGTACGCCCTGCGCGGCAAGCACGTCCACGTCGTCACGGTGAACGACTACCTCGCCCGCCGTGACGCGGAGTGGATGGGCCCGATCTACGACTTGCTCGGCGTCTCCGTCGGCTGGATCGAGCCCGCTCACACCCGCGACGAGCGCCGCGAGGCCTACGCGAAGGAAGTCACCTACGGCGCCGTCAGCGAGATCGGGTTCGACGTGCTGCGTGACCGCCTGGTCACCCACGAAGAGGACCTGGTCCAGCGGGAGCCCGAGGTGGCGATCGTCGACGAGGCGGACTCCGTGCTGGTCGACGAGGCCCGCGTGCCACTGGTGATGGCGGGGTCGATCGACCACACCGACGCCGACGAAGAGGTCGCGAACATCGTCCGGCGGCTGCGGCTCGGGCTGCACTACGAGACCGACGCCGACGGCCGCAACGCCTGGCTGACGAAGGCGGGCGCGTCGGTGGTCGAGAAGGCCCTCGGCGACGACATCAACCTCTACGACGACACCGGCTCGGACCGGCTGCCCGCGGTGAACGTGGCGCTGCACGCGCACGCGCTGCTCACCCGCGATGTCGACTACCTCGTGCGCGACGGCAAGGTGCAGCTGATCAACGCCGCGCGCGGCCGCGTCGCCGAACTGCAGCGCTGGCCGGACGGTCTCCAGGCCGCCGTCGAAGCGAAGGAGCAGGTCAAGGCGACCGACCGGGGCGAGATCCTCGACTCGATCACCGTGCAGGCGCTGCTCGCGCGTTATCCCGAGGTCGCGGGCATGACCGGTACCGCGGTCGCGGTCGCCGAGCAGCTGCGCGAGTTCTACAAGCTCGAGGTCGCGGTCATCCCGCCGAACACGCCGAACATCCGCGAAGACCAGGAGGACCGGATCTTCGGGTCGCCGTCGCAGAAGCTGCGGGCGATCGAAGAGGAGATCCGGCGGGTGCACGAGTCCGGGCGGCCGATCCTCGTCGGCACCCAGGACGTCGCCGAGTCCGAGGAGCTGGCCGAGAAGCTGGCGAAGGTCGACCTCGAATGTGTCGTGCTGAACGCGCGTAACGACGCCGAAGAAGCGGAGATCATCGCCGACGCCGGCAAGAAGGGCGCGGTCACCGTTTCGACCCAGATGGCCGGTCGAGGTACCGACATCCGGCTGGGCGGCAAGGACGGCGACGGCCGCGACGAGGTCGTCGAACTGGGTGGCCTGCACGTGATCGGCACCGCCCGCTACCCGTCGAGCAGGCTGGACGGCCAGCTGCGCGGCCGGTCCGGACGGCAGGGCGACCCTGGCAGTGCGGTGTTCTTCGCGAGCCTGAACGACGAGCTCGTGCTGTCGAACGCGCCGGACGTGCCCGAGGGCATCAGCTCCGACGTGGGCAGCGGTGAGGTCACCGACCCGGCGGCCTTGCGGCAGATCAACCACGCGCAGCGCGTCGCCGAGGGTGTCGACCTGGAGATCCACCGGAACACCTGGCGCTACACACGGCTGATCGAGCGGCAGCGCGGCGAGCTGCTCGATCACCGGGACAAGGTGCTGCGGACCGGGCACGCGGCGGAGGTGCTGGAGAAGGCGCTCCCGGAGAAGTTCAAGGAGCTTTCGGAGGCTGTCGACGACGAGGCGAAGGTCGAGCAGCTGAGCCGCGAGGTGCTGCTGTTCCACATCGACCAGCTGTGGTCGGACCACCTGGCGTTCCTGACCGACGTGCGGGAGAGCATCCACCTGCGGGCGCTGGCGCGGGAGACGCCGATCGACGAGTTCCACCGCGCGGCGATCCCCGAGTTCCACAAGATCATCCCGGAGGCGGCCGAGCGAGCGGCGAAGACGCTCGAGGAGGCCGAGATCACCGAGAACGGGATCGACCTCGGTGACGCGGGGGTGCGGCGGGCGAACACGACGTGGACCTACCTGGTGCACGACAACCCGTTCGACTCCGACTTCGAGCAGACCATCAAGAAGGTGCGGAGCATGATCAAACGCAAGTAG